A region of the Epinephelus fuscoguttatus linkage group LG13, E.fuscoguttatus.final_Chr_v1 genome:
TTGCAGACTTCCTTGTGGGTTTCTTGCAGATGCCAGCTGATATCCTTCTCTATCGAGGTTGTTGGGTTTTGGGTGATTTAATATGTGCCATAACCTACTTTATAGGTTatatctctgtctgtgtttcagtaGGAAACATGGTTCTCATATCAGTTGACCGCTACATTGCTATTTGTGACCCCATGTTTTACACCACTAAAGTCACTGTGAAAAGAGTTCAACTCTGCATTTGTCTGTGTTGGATATTTTCTGCTGTTCACAGCAGCTGGATACTGAGGGATTTATTGAAACAGCCAGGCAGGTATAACTCCTGTTATGGAGAGTGTGTAATTGTAGTTAATTATATTGAAGGAGCTGTTGACCTTGTTGTGACCTTTTTTGCTCCCATTCTTGTCATCATAATTTTGTATATGAGAGTGTTTGTGGTGGCTGTGACTCAGGCTCGTGCCATGCGCTCCCACATTACAGCTGTCAAAGCACAACGTTCAAAGAAAATAACTGCCAAGAAATCTGA
Encoded here:
- the LOC125899550 gene encoding trace amine-associated receptor 8a-like, translated to MEEDELCFPQVNTSCRKTSRPHLEATVTLSVLSCITMLTMVLNLLVIASISHFRQLHTTTNLLLLSLAVADFLVGFLQMPADILLYRGCWVLGDLICAITYFIGYISVCVSVGNMVLISVDRYIAICDPMFYTTKVTVKRVQLCICLCWIFSAVHSSWILRDLLKQPGRYNSCYGECVIVVNYIEGAVDLVVTFFAPILVIIILYMRVFVVAVTQARAMRSHITAVKAQRSKKITAKKSEMKAAGTLGVVVVAFLVCFSPYYCFTIAAENNLVAVTTAASQIWLMYFNSCLNPVIYVFFYPWFRKAIKHIVTLQILKTGSSEANIV